A single genomic interval of Burkholderia cepacia ATCC 25416 harbors:
- a CDS encoding L-lactate permease, whose product MNPTDALPPGIVFAQPLTPVANSLLLSFLVAAIPIAVALIALGVLRRPAWQASLAGLVAGLAVAIGAWGMPAGLAFNAVGAGMALAVVPVMWIVFNALLLYNIAVKSGRFDQFRQWMLDNLPDDRRLVLLVVAFSFGCLLEGISGFGTPVAITSALLIALGFPALEALTYTLLFNTAPVAFGALGVPITVLGAVTSLPPATLAQMVGRQLPFFALLLPFYVVGAYGGLRSISKLWPALLVSGGSFAIAQFVTSNFLGYQLTDVLSSLTSLIVTIGFLQVWKPQPDPQYALARSVPATAGAARAGFGGWLPWLVVSVVVIVWVHANVAAIGDVKIKWPGLHNAVFVSLYHKPYAAIWDFQPLGTGTAILLSAIITAALTRTGAGAFLECVVKTWRQTWIAIVTVMMIVGLAYLLNYSGISYTLGTGVASTGALFPLVSASLGWIAVFLSGSDTSGNALFGNLQVVAARQLGLDPVLMAATNSSGGVMGKMISPQNIATGVSTTDLKGQEGVVFARTFWHSVILTLLLGVLVFLQQHVLTWMIPALPK is encoded by the coding sequence ATGAATCCCACCGACGCCCTGCCGCCCGGCATTGTCTTCGCGCAGCCGTTGACGCCGGTCGCCAACTCGCTGCTGCTGTCCTTCCTCGTCGCCGCGATTCCGATCGCCGTCGCGCTGATCGCGCTCGGCGTGCTGCGCCGCCCCGCGTGGCAGGCGTCGCTCGCCGGGCTGGTCGCCGGCCTCGCGGTCGCGATCGGCGCATGGGGGATGCCGGCCGGGCTCGCGTTCAACGCGGTCGGCGCGGGCATGGCGCTCGCGGTCGTGCCGGTGATGTGGATCGTCTTCAACGCGCTGCTGTTGTACAACATCGCGGTGAAGTCGGGCCGCTTCGACCAGTTCCGGCAGTGGATGCTCGACAACCTGCCCGACGATCGGCGCCTCGTGCTGCTCGTCGTCGCGTTCTCGTTCGGCTGCCTGCTCGAAGGGATCTCCGGCTTCGGCACGCCGGTCGCGATCACGAGCGCACTCCTGATCGCGCTCGGCTTCCCCGCGCTCGAAGCGCTCACCTATACGCTGCTGTTCAACACGGCGCCGGTTGCGTTCGGCGCGCTCGGCGTGCCGATCACCGTGCTCGGCGCGGTGACGTCGCTGCCGCCCGCGACACTCGCGCAGATGGTCGGCCGCCAGTTGCCGTTCTTCGCGCTGCTGTTGCCGTTCTACGTGGTCGGCGCGTACGGCGGGCTGCGCTCGATCTCGAAGCTGTGGCCCGCGCTGCTCGTGTCGGGCGGCAGTTTTGCGATCGCGCAGTTCGTCACGTCGAACTTCCTCGGCTACCAGCTCACCGACGTGCTGTCGTCGCTCACGTCGCTGATCGTCACGATCGGTTTCCTCCAGGTGTGGAAGCCGCAACCCGATCCGCAATACGCGCTCGCGCGCAGCGTGCCCGCAACGGCCGGTGCCGCCCGCGCGGGTTTCGGCGGCTGGCTGCCGTGGCTCGTCGTGTCGGTGGTCGTGATCGTGTGGGTGCACGCGAACGTCGCGGCGATCGGCGACGTGAAGATCAAGTGGCCGGGCCTGCACAACGCGGTGTTCGTGTCGCTGTACCACAAGCCGTATGCGGCGATCTGGGACTTCCAGCCGCTCGGCACGGGCACCGCGATCCTGCTCTCGGCGATCATCACGGCCGCGCTGACGCGCACCGGCGCCGGCGCGTTCCTCGAATGCGTGGTCAAGACCTGGCGACAGACGTGGATCGCGATCGTCACGGTGATGATGATCGTCGGGCTCGCGTACCTGCTGAACTACTCGGGAATCAGCTATACGCTCGGCACCGGCGTCGCGTCGACGGGGGCGCTGTTCCCGCTGGTGTCCGCGTCGCTCGGCTGGATCGCCGTGTTCCTGTCCGGCAGCGACACGTCGGGCAACGCACTGTTCGGCAACCTGCAGGTCGTGGCCGCGCGGCAGCTCGGCCTCGATCCGGTGCTGATGGCCGCGACCAACTCGTCGGGCGGCGTGATGGGCAAGATGATCTCGCCGCAGAACATCGCGACGGGCGTGTCGACGACGGACCTGAAAGGGCAGGAAGGTGTCGTGTTTGCGCGCACCTTCTGGCACAGCGTGATCCTCACGCTGCTGCTCGGCGTGCTGGTGTTCCTGCAGCAGCACGTGCTGACGTGGATGATTCCGGCACTGCCGAAATGA
- a CDS encoding DUF4148 domain-containing protein, translated as MKTMKQAVCACVLIGAAFAAHAQAASTLTRAEVRQELVELQAAGYRTSLASSPDFPEKMQAIMHRAAQARGGDAGYGSDGRANVESGKPALPHAIDRGTYAHH; from the coding sequence ATGAAGACGATGAAACAAGCCGTATGCGCATGCGTGCTGATCGGCGCGGCCTTCGCCGCGCACGCGCAGGCCGCGTCGACGCTGACGCGCGCCGAGGTCCGCCAGGAACTCGTGGAGCTGCAGGCCGCCGGCTACCGGACGAGCCTGGCAAGCAGTCCCGACTTTCCGGAAAAGATGCAGGCGATCATGCACCGTGCCGCGCAGGCACGCGGCGGGGACGCCGGCTACGGCAGCGACGGCAGGGCAAACGTGGAATCGGGCAAGCCGGCGCTGCCGCACGCGATCGATCGCGGCACGTACGCACACCACTGA
- the gshA gene encoding glutamate--cysteine ligase, whose product MSNTMTHRQSELLLNRLEALSSGPTRQHLPDGLRGIEKESLRVTRDGMIAFTPHPRALGSALTHPALTTDYSEALIELITPAERDAAITLERLDDLHRYVYASLGDEMLWNDSMPGLLPADDQIPIADYGTSNIGRLKTVYRRGLAYRYGRTMQCIAGIHYNYSLHEEVWRRLHAEEGSTATLVDYQSERYLAQIRNFRRRSWLLMYLFGASPALDTKFLRGKPHRLDTFDADTLYLPYATSLRMSDLGYSNTTAQAALHVDYNTLPGYLDALSKAVSEPYPAYEAIGTHRDGEWIQINTNVLQIENEFYSTIRPKRVTYSGERPLHALASRGVQYIEVRCLDIDPFEPTGIELETARFIDAFLLACALDESPVLDCPAYQEANANFGSVTMEGRKPGLTLQRDGAPVTLQAWADELMADIETVGRRLDEIRGGDEHARAIAAQREKLADPERTPSARVLRTMREHGQSFLGFALAQSEAHAAHFRAHPPSAETLRTEQALAAKSLAEQAELEAKEAGSFDAFVAAYRAYTLNRFSV is encoded by the coding sequence ATGTCGAACACCATGACTCACCGCCAGTCCGAACTGCTGCTGAATCGCCTCGAAGCACTGAGCTCGGGCCCGACGCGGCAGCATCTGCCCGACGGCCTGCGCGGCATCGAAAAGGAAAGCCTGCGCGTGACGCGCGACGGGATGATCGCGTTCACGCCGCATCCGCGCGCGCTCGGTTCGGCGCTCACGCATCCGGCACTGACGACCGACTATTCCGAAGCGCTGATCGAGCTGATCACGCCCGCGGAGCGCGACGCCGCGATCACGCTCGAACGCCTCGACGATCTGCATCGCTACGTCTATGCGTCGCTCGGCGACGAGATGCTGTGGAACGACTCGATGCCGGGCCTGCTGCCGGCCGACGACCAGATCCCGATCGCCGACTACGGCACGTCGAACATCGGCCGCCTGAAGACGGTGTACCGGCGCGGCCTCGCGTATCGCTACGGCCGCACGATGCAGTGCATCGCCGGCATCCACTACAACTACTCGCTGCACGAGGAAGTGTGGCGGCGCCTGCATGCGGAAGAAGGGTCGACGGCCACGCTCGTCGATTACCAGTCGGAGCGCTATCTCGCGCAGATCCGCAACTTCCGTCGCCGCAGTTGGCTGCTGATGTACCTGTTCGGCGCATCGCCCGCGCTCGACACGAAGTTCCTGCGCGGCAAGCCGCACAGGCTCGACACGTTCGACGCCGATACGCTGTACCTGCCGTATGCGACGAGCCTGCGGATGAGCGATCTCGGCTACTCGAACACGACCGCCCAGGCCGCGCTGCACGTCGACTACAACACGCTGCCCGGTTATCTCGACGCGCTGTCGAAGGCCGTGAGCGAGCCGTATCCGGCGTACGAGGCCATCGGCACGCATCGCGACGGCGAGTGGATCCAGATCAACACGAACGTGCTGCAGATCGAAAACGAGTTCTATTCGACGATCCGGCCGAAGCGCGTCACGTATTCGGGCGAGCGGCCGCTGCATGCGCTTGCATCGCGCGGCGTGCAGTACATCGAGGTGCGCTGTCTCGACATCGATCCGTTCGAGCCGACCGGCATCGAACTGGAAACCGCGCGCTTCATCGACGCCTTCCTGCTCGCGTGCGCGCTCGACGAGAGCCCGGTGCTCGATTGCCCCGCGTACCAGGAGGCGAACGCGAACTTCGGCAGCGTGACGATGGAAGGGCGCAAGCCCGGGCTCACGCTGCAGCGCGACGGCGCGCCGGTCACGCTGCAGGCGTGGGCGGACGAGCTGATGGCCGATATCGAGACCGTCGGCCGCCGTCTCGACGAAATCCGCGGCGGCGACGAACATGCGCGCGCGATCGCCGCGCAGCGCGAGAAGCTCGCCGATCCGGAGCGCACGCCGTCCGCACGCGTGCTGCGCACGATGCGCGAGCACGGGCAATCGTTCCTCGGGTTCGCGCTGGCACAGAGCGAAGCGCATGCCGCGCATTTCCGCGCGCACCCGCCGTCGGCGGAGACGCTGCGCACCGAGCAGGCGCTCGCCGCGAAGTCGCTCGCCGAGCAGGCCGAGCTTGAAGCGAAGGAGGCCGGATCGTTCGACGCATTCGTCGCGGCCTATCGCGCATATACGCTGAACCGCTTCAGCGTGTGA
- a CDS encoding DNA-3-methyladenine glycosylase family protein, with translation MSIARTTITSIVNGGRVPPSAQMELRFNAPYDWARVLRFFSGRAIPGVEQVADGVYRRIVDLHGDAGRLTVAKHPRKHCLVATVEGAVARHVDDAFAARVATMFDLGADPAAIGSGLARDPWFAPLVEAAPGLRVPGAWSGFELAVRAIVGQQVSVKAATTIVGRLVERAGERVVHEDDGAPAWRFPTPEALAACDLDKIGMPGKRVAALTGTARAVAAGDVPVDREHADLATLRGAWLDLPGIGPWTVEYIAMRAWRDPDAWPASDLVLMQSIAARDPALDRLATQKRRTEGWRPWRAYAALHLWNEVADRAGGARGG, from the coding sequence TTGAGCATCGCAAGAACGACGATTACGTCCATCGTGAACGGCGGCCGTGTGCCGCCGTCCGCGCAAATGGAACTGCGCTTCAATGCGCCTTACGACTGGGCGCGCGTCCTGCGCTTCTTCAGCGGGCGTGCGATTCCGGGCGTCGAGCAGGTGGCGGACGGCGTGTATCGCCGCATCGTCGACCTGCACGGCGACGCCGGCCGGCTCACGGTTGCGAAACATCCGCGCAAGCATTGCCTGGTCGCGACGGTCGAAGGCGCGGTCGCGCGTCATGTCGACGACGCGTTCGCCGCGCGCGTCGCGACGATGTTCGACCTCGGCGCCGATCCGGCCGCCATCGGCAGCGGGCTGGCGCGCGATCCGTGGTTCGCGCCGCTCGTCGAGGCCGCGCCGGGGCTGCGCGTGCCGGGTGCATGGTCGGGGTTCGAGCTGGCCGTGCGCGCGATCGTCGGCCAGCAGGTGAGCGTGAAGGCCGCGACGACGATCGTCGGCCGGCTCGTCGAGCGGGCCGGCGAGCGCGTGGTTCATGAAGACGACGGTGCGCCCGCATGGCGTTTTCCGACGCCGGAGGCGCTGGCCGCCTGCGATCTCGACAAGATCGGGATGCCCGGTAAGCGGGTGGCGGCACTGACGGGCACGGCGCGCGCGGTGGCGGCCGGCGACGTGCCGGTCGATCGCGAGCACGCCGATCTCGCGACGCTGCGCGGTGCGTGGCTCGATCTGCCCGGCATCGGCCCGTGGACCGTCGAATACATCGCGATGCGCGCGTGGCGCGATCCGGATGCCTGGCCGGCCTCCGATCTCGTGCTGATGCAGTCGATCGCCGCGCGCGATCCGGCGCTCGACCGGCTCGCGACCCAGAAGCGCCGCACCGAAGGCTGGCGACCGTGGCGCGCGTACGCGGCGCTGCATTTGTGGAACGAAGTGGCCGACCGGGCGGGCGGCGCGCGCGGCGGGTGA
- the ada gene encoding bifunctional DNA-binding transcriptional regulator/O6-methylguanine-DNA methyltransferase Ada — translation MKTAYPTDDARWGAVTERDPHADGAFFYAVSTTGVFCRPTCASRLPRRENVSFFADPAAARAAGFRPCKRCQPEGLPRELEIVNRACAVLDAHAERLTLQQLSDAVHVSPFHLQRLFKRVVGVSPRQYQAAQRGAALRQALQSGQPVTQAAVDAGFNSPSRLYASVPRELGMAPSAFRRQGAGLRIDFATASTSLGTVLVAATGQGICRIAFGDEPAALVGELKDAFARAELVEASARLAPFVAQIRAYLDGTRHAFDLPLDIAPTAFQQRVWEALTHIPYGETRSYSEIAEALGAPRAVRAVASACASNPVALAIPCHRVVQKGGALSGYRWGVRRKATLLAAEARHVHDDETESVAEGSAV, via the coding sequence ATGAAAACCGCCTATCCGACCGATGATGCCCGCTGGGGCGCCGTGACCGAGCGTGATCCGCATGCGGACGGCGCGTTCTTCTACGCCGTGAGCACGACCGGCGTGTTCTGCCGTCCGACCTGTGCGTCGCGGCTGCCGCGTCGCGAAAATGTGTCCTTCTTCGCCGATCCGGCCGCCGCGCGCGCGGCCGGCTTCCGGCCCTGCAAGCGCTGCCAGCCGGAAGGGCTGCCGCGCGAGCTCGAGATCGTCAACCGCGCGTGCGCGGTGCTCGACGCGCATGCCGAGCGGCTCACGCTGCAGCAGCTGAGCGATGCCGTGCACGTGAGCCCGTTTCATCTTCAGCGGCTCTTCAAGCGCGTGGTCGGCGTGTCGCCGCGGCAGTACCAGGCCGCGCAGCGCGGCGCCGCGCTGCGGCAGGCGCTGCAAAGCGGGCAGCCGGTCACGCAGGCGGCCGTCGACGCGGGTTTCAACTCGCCGTCGCGACTCTATGCGTCGGTGCCGCGCGAGCTCGGGATGGCGCCGTCGGCGTTCCGCCGCCAGGGCGCCGGCCTGCGGATCGACTTTGCGACCGCCTCGACGTCGCTCGGCACGGTGCTCGTCGCGGCGACCGGGCAGGGCATTTGCCGGATCGCGTTCGGCGACGAACCGGCCGCGCTCGTCGGCGAGCTGAAGGACGCGTTCGCGCGCGCCGAGCTGGTCGAAGCGTCGGCACGGCTCGCGCCGTTCGTCGCGCAGATCCGCGCGTACCTGGACGGCACGCGGCACGCGTTCGACCTGCCGCTCGACATCGCGCCGACCGCCTTCCAGCAGCGCGTGTGGGAAGCGCTGACGCATATTCCGTACGGCGAAACACGCAGCTACTCGGAGATCGCCGAGGCGCTGGGTGCGCCGCGTGCGGTGCGCGCCGTCGCGTCCGCGTGCGCGTCGAACCCGGTCGCGCTCGCGATCCCGTGCCACCGCGTCGTACAAAAGGGCGGCGCGCTGTCCGGGTATCGTTGGGGCGTGCGCCGCAAGGCGACGCTGCTTGCCGCCGAGGCGCGTCACGTGCACGACGATGAAACCGAATCCGTTGCGGAGGGCAGCGCAGTTTGA
- a CDS encoding VOC family protein — protein MKPTIRAIDHIVLRVTDMAAMTRFYCDAVGCHVEKEQPDLGLVQLRAGDALIDLLSVGGPIDRPDSGPPGTGRNLDHLCLRVEPFDPDALTAHFAAHGARPGAPAERYGAGGYGPSIYLFDPEGNMLEFKGPPAAIG, from the coding sequence ATGAAACCCACCATCCGCGCGATCGATCACATCGTGCTGCGCGTGACCGACATGGCCGCGATGACGCGCTTTTACTGCGACGCCGTCGGCTGCCATGTGGAAAAGGAACAGCCCGACCTGGGCCTCGTGCAGCTGCGCGCCGGTGATGCACTGATCGACCTGCTGTCGGTCGGCGGCCCGATTGACCGCCCTGACAGCGGCCCGCCCGGCACGGGGCGCAATCTCGATCACCTGTGCCTGCGCGTCGAGCCGTTCGATCCCGACGCATTGACCGCCCATTTCGCCGCGCATGGCGCACGGCCGGGCGCGCCTGCGGAACGCTACGGCGCCGGCGGCTACGGGCCGTCGATCTACCTGTTCGACCCGGAAGGCAACATGCTCGAATTCAAGGGGCCGCCGGCCGCGATCGGCTGA
- a CDS encoding YaeQ family protein gives MALKSTIYKAELQIADMDRHYYADHALTVARHPSETDDRMMVRIVAFALFAHERLEFCKGLSDVDEPDLWQKDLTGAIDVWIEAGQPDERRISKAAGRAGQVTVIAYGGKTSDIWWQGVRSKVERLRNVQVLSLADGVAAALGRLAERSMRLQCTVQDGTAWISSADHDPVAVEWTVLKARADA, from the coding sequence ATGGCGCTGAAATCCACGATCTACAAAGCCGAACTGCAAATCGCCGACATGGATCGGCATTACTACGCCGATCACGCGCTGACGGTGGCGCGCCATCCGTCGGAAACCGACGACCGGATGATGGTGCGCATCGTCGCGTTCGCGCTGTTCGCGCACGAGCGGCTCGAATTCTGCAAGGGGCTGTCGGACGTCGACGAGCCCGATCTGTGGCAGAAGGACCTGACGGGCGCGATCGACGTCTGGATCGAAGCCGGCCAGCCCGACGAGCGGCGCATCTCGAAGGCGGCCGGCCGCGCCGGGCAGGTCACCGTGATCGCGTACGGCGGCAAGACGTCGGATATCTGGTGGCAGGGCGTGCGCAGCAAGGTCGAGCGGCTGCGCAACGTGCAGGTGCTGTCGCTGGCCGACGGCGTCGCGGCCGCGCTCGGGCGGCTCGCGGAGCGCTCGATGCGCCTGCAGTGCACGGTGCAGGACGGCACCGCGTGGATCTCGAGCGCCGACCACGATCCGGTCGCGGTCGAATGGACGGTGCTGAAGGCGCGCGCGGATGCATGA
- the sap1 gene encoding surface attachment protein Sap1, producing MMKRTGILFALVGAFCAVSIAQAGGDSAVKPTQEIQLTKNAWGCLSKDNLDSVLSHERDGKSQAKQQYFDDYRCLSVPEGQRFRVVSVDQGDVQFVSADNSDQQGLWTDSRFVKQ from the coding sequence ATGATGAAGCGTACCGGTATCCTTTTTGCCCTCGTCGGCGCATTTTGCGCGGTGTCGATTGCCCAGGCGGGCGGCGATTCGGCCGTCAAGCCGACGCAGGAAATCCAGTTGACGAAGAATGCATGGGGCTGCCTGTCGAAAGACAATCTGGATTCCGTACTGAGTCACGAACGTGACGGCAAGTCGCAGGCGAAGCAGCAATACTTCGACGACTACCGTTGCCTGTCGGTACCGGAAGGCCAGCGTTTCCGCGTCGTGTCGGTCGACCAGGGCGACGTGCAGTTCGTCAGCGCCGACAACAGCGACCAGCAGGGTCTCTGGACCGATTCGCGCTTCGTCAAGCAGTAA
- the speG gene encoding spermidine N1-acetyltransferase — translation MQLQNDTNTLALRPLERQDLRFVHELNNDAKIMRYWFEEPYETFSELSQLYDRHVHDQRERRFVAVDAQGELVGLVELIELDYIHRRGEFQIIIAPQCQGRGYAGLATRLAIEYAFKVLNMRKLYLIVDTSNAAAIHVYEKCGFQHEAELKEEFFGNGAYHNAYRMCIFQRDYFEHQQSSPNRAG, via the coding sequence ATGCAACTCCAGAACGATACCAACACGCTTGCGCTGCGGCCGCTGGAGCGCCAGGACCTGCGCTTCGTCCATGAACTGAACAACGACGCAAAGATCATGCGCTACTGGTTCGAGGAGCCGTACGAAACCTTCTCGGAACTGTCACAACTGTACGACCGCCACGTGCACGACCAGCGCGAGCGCCGTTTCGTCGCGGTCGACGCGCAAGGCGAACTGGTCGGCCTCGTCGAACTGATCGAGCTCGACTACATCCATCGCCGCGGCGAGTTCCAGATCATCATCGCGCCGCAATGCCAGGGGCGCGGTTATGCGGGCCTGGCGACGCGCCTCGCGATCGAGTACGCGTTCAAGGTGCTGAACATGCGCAAGCTGTACCTGATCGTCGATACGTCGAATGCGGCAGCGATTCATGTGTATGAAAAATGCGGATTCCAGCACGAGGCCGAGTTGAAGGAAGAATTTTTCGGAAACGGCGCGTATCACAACGCTTATCGCATGTGCATCTTTCAACGCGATTATTTCGAACACCAGCAATCCAGTCCGAACAGGGCAGGGTAA
- a CDS encoding DUF2795 domain-containing protein, translating into MNDQPAQPPHDIPNETIDLQIADVLAAVRYPANKDAIVDAARDAGASNEVLSMLDGLPEQDYADVDAVTHWVAGNFGPGLGV; encoded by the coding sequence GTGAACGACCAGCCCGCCCAGCCTCCGCACGACATTCCCAACGAAACGATCGACCTGCAGATCGCCGACGTGCTGGCGGCCGTCCGCTATCCGGCCAACAAGGATGCGATCGTCGATGCCGCGCGCGACGCGGGCGCCAGCAACGAAGTGCTGTCGATGCTCGACGGCCTGCCCGAACAGGACTACGCGGACGTCGACGCCGTCACGCACTGGGTTGCCGGCAACTTCGGTCCCGGCCTCGGGGTTTGA
- a CDS encoding GGDEF domain-containing protein: protein MEGILIQHTTRRQLWFGTLTALVIVLALGIAAPHANVALPAVEPFMPMCALTVFTTASIAAFFLGAQFTVTRQPMLGALGGAYAFTALAVALQLLTFPGVFAPHGLFGAQPQSAAWMWIFWHAGFPSFVMVALLARARLARAPVGARQTRWWTLALIGGPAVVAGLLCLFALNVSLPPAFHPPGDAAVLPVNAVALVVWLLNALALVAVLATGRLRTTLDLWLAIAVLACLTDTTLNLMSTNRFTVGWYLARVFSMFTPGVLVCVLAWEVTMLYQRLFEAHATLIRSSARDGLTGAFNRMHFNDHFHTLFLQSRRQGEPLSLLMVDVDHFKAYNDAFGHVKGDACLIAVANALAGAVRRPADMVARYGGEEFAIVLPNTGARGARVVAEEAREAVLRLDLAMPTSPAGRVSVSVGCATVAADDLSTPDALIEAADAALYRAKDTGRNRVVTA from the coding sequence ATGGAAGGCATCCTGATCCAGCACACGACACGCCGTCAGCTCTGGTTCGGCACACTGACGGCGCTCGTCATCGTGCTCGCGCTCGGGATCGCCGCGCCGCACGCGAACGTCGCGCTGCCGGCCGTCGAGCCGTTCATGCCGATGTGCGCGCTCACCGTGTTCACCACCGCGAGCATCGCGGCGTTCTTTCTCGGCGCGCAGTTCACCGTGACCCGCCAGCCGATGCTCGGCGCGCTCGGCGGCGCCTACGCGTTCACCGCGCTCGCCGTCGCGCTGCAGCTGCTCACTTTTCCCGGCGTATTCGCGCCGCACGGGCTGTTCGGTGCGCAGCCGCAAAGCGCCGCGTGGATGTGGATCTTCTGGCATGCCGGCTTCCCGAGTTTCGTGATGGTCGCGCTGCTCGCGCGCGCGCGGCTGGCGCGCGCACCGGTCGGCGCACGGCAGACACGGTGGTGGACGCTCGCACTGATCGGCGGGCCGGCTGTCGTCGCGGGATTGCTGTGCCTGTTCGCGCTGAACGTGTCGCTGCCGCCCGCGTTTCATCCGCCGGGCGACGCGGCCGTGCTGCCCGTCAACGCCGTCGCGCTGGTCGTGTGGCTGCTCAATGCGCTGGCGCTCGTTGCCGTGCTGGCCACCGGCCGGCTGCGCACGACCCTCGACCTGTGGCTCGCGATCGCGGTCCTCGCGTGCCTCACCGACACCACGCTGAACCTGATGAGCACCAATCGCTTCACGGTCGGCTGGTATCTCGCGCGCGTGTTCAGCATGTTCACGCCGGGCGTGCTCGTGTGCGTGCTCGCATGGGAAGTGACGATGCTGTATCAGCGGCTGTTCGAGGCGCACGCGACGCTGATCCGTTCGTCCGCGCGCGACGGCCTGACGGGCGCATTCAACCGCATGCACTTCAACGATCACTTCCACACGCTGTTCCTGCAGTCGCGACGGCAAGGCGAACCGCTGTCGCTGCTGATGGTCGACGTCGACCACTTCAAGGCATACAACGACGCGTTCGGTCACGTGAAGGGCGACGCATGCCTGATTGCCGTCGCGAATGCGTTGGCCGGCGCGGTGAGGCGGCCCGCGGACATGGTCGCGCGTTACGGCGGCGAGGAGTTCGCGATCGTGCTGCCGAACACGGGTGCGCGCGGCGCGCGGGTCGTCGCCGAGGAAGCCCGCGAGGCGGTACTGCGGCTCGATCTCGCGATGCCGACATCACCCGCCGGGCGCGTGAGCGTGAGCGTCGGCTGCGCGACCGTGGCGGCCGACGATCTCTCCACACCCGATGCGTTGATCGAAGCCGCCGATGCCGCGCTTTATCGCGCGAAGGATACGGGGCGAAACAGGGTCGTCACTGCCTGA